In a single window of the Candidatus Zymogenaceae bacterium genome:
- a CDS encoding phosphatidate cytidylyltransferase yields the protein MLGKRLLTALVAIPAIILIVFHSGHIGFSIFILCVVGVGLYEYLSFLYPEKFNVQICTHVLLGLTLPVAFYVGFPDLIVPTLSFVLVCTMAFSLFRVTDPQKKAQNLFIRTFGILYIAFLLSFLIPVHALPHGPWWALLAIGINFGSDAGGYFAGRFLGKHKLYPVISPKKTVEGSLGGMLGAFLVVLVFKYIHFDMFRYLDVVMLGVVGAMFAILGDMVESLIKRGFAVKDAGGILPGHGGIMDRIDSFVFSLPFIYYYALYISNLNL from the coding sequence ATGCTGGGTAAACGCCTCTTGACCGCCCTGGTGGCGATACCTGCCATCATTCTGATAGTCTTCCACAGCGGTCATATCGGCTTTTCAATTTTCATCTTATGCGTTGTGGGCGTGGGGCTGTACGAGTACCTGTCGTTTCTCTACCCGGAGAAGTTCAACGTACAGATTTGCACCCATGTGCTTCTGGGGTTGACGCTTCCCGTGGCGTTTTACGTCGGTTTCCCGGACCTGATCGTTCCGACCCTTTCCTTCGTGCTTGTCTGTACGATGGCGTTTTCCCTGTTTCGGGTGACCGATCCGCAAAAAAAGGCCCAAAATCTCTTCATCAGGACGTTCGGCATCCTCTATATCGCGTTTCTCCTGTCGTTTCTCATACCCGTACACGCGCTGCCCCACGGTCCCTGGTGGGCGCTGTTGGCCATCGGGATTAACTTCGGCTCCGACGCGGGCGGATATTTCGCCGGGCGGTTTCTCGGGAAACATAAGCTCTATCCGGTAATCAGCCCCAAGAAGACCGTCGAGGGATCCCTGGGGGGGATGCTCGGGGCGTTTCTGGTGGTGCTGGTTTTTAAATATATCCACTTCGACATGTTCCGATATCTGGACGTGGTCATGCTCGGCGTGGTCGGCGCGATGTTCGCCATTCTGGGCGATATGGTGGAATCCCTCATCAAGCGGGGGTTCGCCGTCAAGGACGCCGGCGGCATCCTTCCCGGTCACGGGGGCATCATGGATCGTATCGATTCCTTTGTGTTTTCCCTCCCCTTCATATACTATTACGCACTATATATCAGCAATCTGAATCTATGA
- a CDS encoding 1-deoxy-D-xylulose-5-phosphate reductoisomerase, whose protein sequence is MKQVAILGSTGSIGTQALDVIARYPRRFSVTALTAGKNVSLMAEQVRRFEPHLAAMGDPEAAEALKKLIPRGVRVLAGEEGMLTAAAQSDADILLTSVVGSVGLGPTLAAIDAGVDIALANKETLVAAGSIVTAAAKRRGVRLLPVDSEHNAIFQALKGHRHEHISRLILTASGGPFWQRTRDDLHDVTPEEAVRHPRWNMGAKISVDSATMMNKALEIIEARWLFDVPGEKIDVLIHPQSIVHSLVEYRDGSQIAQLGTADMRIPIAYALSYPERIETQVKRLKLSDVEGGLAFFPPDEARFPALGLARRALAVGGTMPAVLSAANERAVELFLDRKLPFSAIESIVAAVMERHIVVDTPDLEDVFEADRWARGAAENAGEEL, encoded by the coding sequence ATGAAACAGGTGGCGATTCTTGGCTCCACCGGGTCCATCGGCACCCAGGCGCTGGATGTCATCGCCCGGTATCCCCGGCGGTTCTCGGTGACGGCCCTGACGGCGGGGAAAAACGTTTCTCTGATGGCCGAACAGGTCCGACGCTTCGAGCCGCATCTTGCGGCGATGGGTGACCCGGAGGCGGCGGAAGCGTTGAAAAAACTGATACCCCGGGGTGTGCGGGTGTTGGCCGGAGAGGAGGGAATGCTCACGGCCGCGGCGCAGTCCGATGCGGATATCCTTCTGACCTCGGTGGTGGGGTCCGTGGGCTTGGGGCCCACACTTGCCGCGATAGATGCGGGGGTGGACATCGCTCTGGCGAACAAGGAGACGCTGGTGGCGGCGGGAAGCATCGTGACGGCCGCAGCGAAGCGAAGGGGTGTGCGCCTCCTTCCGGTGGACAGCGAGCACAACGCGATATTCCAGGCCCTGAAGGGGCACCGACATGAGCATATCAGCCGTCTCATCCTCACGGCATCCGGGGGGCCGTTCTGGCAGAGGACGAGAGACGATCTTCATGACGTGACGCCCGAGGAGGCGGTGCGGCATCCCCGATGGAATATGGGGGCGAAGATCAGCGTGGATTCCGCCACGATGATGAACAAGGCGCTGGAAATCATCGAGGCGAGGTGGCTGTTCGACGTTCCGGGGGAGAAGATCGACGTCCTGATTCACCCCCAGAGCATCGTGCATTCCCTGGTGGAGTATCGGGACGGATCGCAGATCGCACAGCTCGGGACCGCCGACATGCGTATACCCATCGCCTACGCCCTGTCATATCCGGAGAGGATTGAGACACAGGTCAAAAGGCTGAAGCTTTCCGATGTCGAGGGGGGGCTTGCCTTCTTTCCCCCGGACGAGGCCCGCTTTCCCGCCCTGGGACTGGCGCGTCGGGCGTTAGCTGTGGGCGGGACGATGCCCGCGGTGCTCTCCGCGGCGAACGAGCGGGCGGTGGAGCTTTTTTTGGACCGAAAACTTCCGTTTTCCGCCATCGAGTCGATCGTCGCGGCGGTGATGGAACGACATATTGTGGTGGATACCCCGGACCTGGAGGACGTGTTCGAAGCGGACCGCTGGGCCCGAGGGGCCGCCGAAAATGCAGGAGAAGAGTTATGA